ttacttttaggtaatctctacacccaacatggggctcaaacttatgacccccaagatcaagaatcacatgctctgactgagccagccaggcactccaaaaagtagatttattttacattaaaaaaaatgtgtgtgggggggtgctgggtgacttagttaagcatctgactcttgatttcagcttaggtcatgatctcacgattcatgagatcaagctccgagtaggtgtgctgttagcacagagcatgcttgggattcatattctctctctctctctccctctctccctctctctctctctctctctctctctccctccctccctccctccctccctctcccccccccccccgcccctcccctgctccgtgtctctcaaaataaataaataagcatgaaaaaaaggTAGATTTTAACTTTACACAATTACACACTGTTTGAATTCTTTTATAATGAGCATGTATTAGCTTGGTAATTAAGgctctcttttaaagaaaatgatcacATAGGCAtttgatctcttttctttctggagcAATACATAGTCCCAAGTAcctatacatacacaaatatggaACACATGGTATTAAGAGCCTGTGCAATCCACATATTACTCTTAAAGGTGAACTACAACTTTTTTTTAGATCAAATTAATATATCAAAAAGGGTACAAactaaaaatgccaaaaataaataaacattagaaaagggggcacctgggtggctctgtcacttaagcatctgacgtcagctcaggtcatgatcttgcagtttgtgggttcgagccctgcatcgggctctgtggtccAAAGAAGCCCGCtttagatcctgtctccctctccctgcccttcccccactcatgcgtgctctctccctctctcaaaaataaacactaaaaaaatttttttaaatgccagaagAAGGTAGAAGCAAATAAGAACTGCAAAAAAACTGTcactaggaaagaaagaaggctcCCATAAACTCGCTAGAAGGGGATGGGCTGCAGGCAGGGCCTCTCTTCATCTGACCAATCAGAACCTGCAGCTCTGGCGgcctgcgggggcgggggcggggacgggggggggggggggggggggggttcttctGCAGAATTTGCATCGGTTTTCCTCTGCATCCCTTTAAAGtgcttttaaattaataattaaacatCTGTGTAGCTCAATATCCAGTCAGTTTGTCCAGGTTTAGACATAATTAAAATCTGTCTTCCACTAAgtgcatgtttcctttttttttttttctggtgtgacCATTGTTgagtattttaaaatcctttccccCCAAAACTATGCCTTTTTAACAACCTGGGCACTTTTATAAGAGCCAAAAAACTATTAGGATAAAAAAactaactttttccttttctgatctaGAATAATCTCTTACAAGTTACTCTTTGTGCTTTTTTGCCATTACCTATAGAGGCCAAGACAACGTAGCGTCCCCATGAGTGCGAAGTAAGTGTTGTGATTTGGATACCAGTCGTAAGTCTCCTTCCTCTTGGCTAACGGTTGCTCACTGAAGAGCTTCACCACTTTCATGGATTTGGAATCAGTGGGCCTGGCAACTTCACCAAAGAGCCGGGCACTGAGACGACTCATGCGCAAGGCATATTCTGAAAGTGAGGACATTTCCTGAGCAGCAAGGAGCAAGGGTCCCtacagaaaatgagaagaaacatcAACAGGTTAGTGTATGAAATTCTAAGATTAACCAGTGAGCACTTTAGAAAATGAAACCAGCAGGCCACACGTGCATGTCATGTGGCCGACAGGACATGCCTTGGAGTTGGGAAATGTCCACAGTCCGAATGGTGGTTTCCTTTGCACgctttatttacatttctaatttttacatttgGGATTTCCATACTATTACCTTGCTGTAGTGAACTTTTTACAGTGAACTGTTTTGTTATTTACTGACAGCTTACCTGTTTGTAGGCTAGATGAGGACAGGCAAATGAGTTATCCTACCACAGCATTGTTATTATACCTTCAGAAAACACCCACCTCAGCAATCTGCAGAATAAAAATGCTGACTGCTTGCCATCGAAAGGTTTAATCATGGCAGAGAAATAATTATCCTGTTGTCTTTATTATCAGCCCTTTGAACACTGTTCTCCTCAAGGGCTCCAGATGGCTCTGAGAACTGCTAATGAGTTATGAGGTCATTTAGCCTCTAGGTTGCTGGATTGAATTCTGCCTAGAGACTGAGAGCCATtcggggaaaaaaacaaaacagagacagtAGTCTTATAAATAAACCCAACGGCTCTtaagattcattttatttctgaaaggaaGGACTTACGGGTTATAAGGTTATCTGTCTTTTCTTCCGTCTTATATACTCTGCCTCAGTGCACGCCAGTTAACTTCTTATTAACTGAAAACAGTACATTGAATGTTGAAAGAGGTAGGAGGATGCTATCCGTAATATGAAGAAATTTCAGCtaatatatatcaaaaattaaTAGGCGATACCTAAGAATCAAGAACATTGCTGGTAGAATAGCCGTCCCATCCCATCCCAGGCCAGATGCAGAGCTTCCTGGTGGCTGATGGTGCTAGTTACTGTGAAATTTGGAGAGGAGAATCTTTGCTAAGAAACTGTCCTGGGGGACAGTCTGGTGGGGGTGAAAAGGAGTTGATATCCAAACAGAAAAAAGGCATAAACCTATCTTGAAAAACCAATtgggaaaaaatatagaaaacaaaaatatttcctagagggcctggctggctcagtcaatgaagcatgtggagtttatttaaaatataaagtaaaatcttaaaaaaaaaaaaaaaaaacaccctctaAACAAGAATAGTGCCCagtaaatttcaaaataacttgcaagaaaagaaaaaaaaccccaaaaccagttTAAATTAAGGAATTTTTCTTGTCCATTTCAAGACCCATTGAAAGAACAGAGGCTGACCTCAAAACAATTGCAGAATGTGGATCTCAAACCAGTTACCCATCGTTTAACACCAACCAAGCAAACCTGGGCCAATAGTGCCATCTGAAGGCCAGCAATGGGAGAACTATTGGATCTAGggtctcttctctgcccctccaacctGGGGATCCCATGCAAACcttgctttttccatttcctgtcaGCACTCCTGTTCTCAGATTCACTTCTCTCTCAACTCTTAGAGTTGTGTGGATGGGAgtgggttgggttgggttggCTTGTTAGGGGTAAAGTTATATTTTCATCAGtgagaaaaaaaggcattaaCAGTTCAATGTATAAATACGAAATCGTAATAAATCAGTGCTGTAAACCTCTAACGGCCTTGCAGACTCCATAGTGGTCTTCAGAGGCTACAAAGTTTCTTTGCATGCTTTACCTTTCCTCTTTAAAGTTATCTTTTTCTGaacatcagattaaaaaaaaaaactaaaacaaacggTTTCTTAATcacctttgctttgttttgcttaaCTGCTATTATGGCATTAGAATTAATTTCTTCTGCAAGTGCACAGTATTTCCACAACCAATTATTTGATGGCCAGGGAACTATTGTTTTGTTACAATGTTTTCAGACAGATAATGTTCCAAAttccattgctttttttctttttttcaagagttcttttttttttaatgtttatttcggagagagggtgagcaggggaggggcagagagagagggagacagagaatcccaagcaagctccacactgtcagcaaacaGCCgtatgtggagctcaatctcaccaaccacgcgatcatgacctgagcctaaatcaagagtctggtatGTAACCGACAGCTgtccaggcgcccccccccatcgctttatttttaaatgaagatagaGCATGGAGTCCTGAGGCCTAGGTTTGCatcctggctctaccatttaTTAGCTGGGTTATTTTAACAGttacttattttctaaatctgagtttcctttttggaaaacaaagctTGCGGGGCTACTGTGAGAAATAACTAAGACTGTGACAGTAAatagtt
This DNA window, taken from Panthera tigris isolate Pti1 chromosome A2, P.tigris_Pti1_mat1.1, whole genome shotgun sequence, encodes the following:
- the MRPS33 gene encoding 28S ribosomal protein S33, mitochondrial is translated as MSSLSEYALRMSRLSARLFGEVARPTDSKSMKVVKLFSEQPLAKRKETYDWYPNHNTYFALMGTLRCLGLYRDEHQDFKDEQMRLKKLRGKGKPRKGEGKRAAKKK